A window from Triticum aestivum cultivar Chinese Spring chromosome 6D, IWGSC CS RefSeq v2.1, whole genome shotgun sequence encodes these proteins:
- the LOC123145153 gene encoding C2 and GRAM domain-containing protein At1g03370 — MRLTVRVIGARNLRAMDFNGFSDPYVKLQVGKQRFKTKVVKMNLNPEWDQEFSFVVADVREVLKLDVYDEDMIGTDDFLGQVRVTLEDLLAAENFSLGTRWYQLLPKTKSDKAVDCGEISLAISLETAGATRSWSDDLATELTGTQKEYSLQSSQSAGASSAALAYEENEASKEDNVNEYFSDGTEIPEEDKCGEVRDSEDRFNGITTEISNEAETSKTEKLDKPSLVDRVYQMFAKKNDDISSTSLTKTEALEEVQQAPAVCEAPLSQNSDICSEITFAELLRSFESRHEEVEMPVNLQGILVNQSYFTSPSDLNNLLFSPDSDFRQTLVQLQGCTDFKTEPWRIDNDGESLKRVISYTTAPSKLVKAVKATEDQSYLKADGKEYSVLLSASTPDVPCGTYFRTEVLFRIMPGPELDSEQQTSHLVISWRMNFLQSTMMKSIIENGARQGLEQNYSQFSDLLSEKIKPIDVDDAGSDKEQVLASLQGGQESDWKIAFLYFCNFGVLSSLFVALYIGVHVSLVNSGAVQGLEFPGLDLPDSISEIVMGGLLFLQAQHIFKKIMCFFQAREQKVGDHGVKAQGDGWLLTVALIEGTNLAPVDATGFSDPYVVFTCNGKTKTSSIKFQTLEPQWNDIFEFDAMDDPPSVMNVHVYDFDGPFDEVTSLGHAEINFVKSNLSELADVWIPLQGNLAKSRQSKLHLRIFLNNSKGTGMVTEYLSKMEKEVGKKMTLRSPRTNTAFQELFSLPAEEFLISSFTCYLKRKLPTQGHLFLSPRIIGFYSSMFGRKTKFFFLWEDIEDIQAIPPSLSTWSPSLAITLHRGRGMDAKHGAKSVESGKLKFSLQSFASFSVANRTIMALWKARSLSSESKVQIAEEQSQNNTLQSEDSGIFVGVDDSKSLQMSEVFSSTISANMNSLLEVFEGGSLEMKVMEKVGCLKYSATQWESDKPDEYQRQIHYKFSRKLSPVGGEVTGTQLKSPMPNKKGWIIEEVMELQGVLLGDFFTLHIKYQIEDLAPKQKACSVQVYLGIEWSKTTRHQKRIEKNVLSSSSARLKEMFSLASKQLSHTR, encoded by the exons ATGAGGCTGACTGTGCGTGTGATCGGAGCGCGCAACCTGCGCGCCATGGATTTCAACGGGTTCAGCGACCCGTATGTGAAACTGCAGGTCGGGAAGCAGCGGTTCAAGACCAAGGTGGTCAAGATGAACCTGAACCCGGAGTGGGATCAGGAGTTCAGCTTCGTCGTCGCCGATGTCCGGGAGGTGCTCAAGTTAGATGTCTATGATGAAGACATGATCGGGACTGATGACTTCCTGGGCCAGGTGAGGGTGACACTGGAGGATCTTCTGGCCGCGGAGAACTTCTCGCTCGGCACGCGCTGGTACCAGCTTCTTCCCAAGACCAAGAGTGACAAGGCAGTTGATTGTG GGGAGATTTCTCTTGCAATATCTTTAGAAACAGCTGGGGCCACACGATCATGGTCTGATGATCTTGCAACTGAACTAACTGGTACACAGAAAGAGTATTCATTGCAATCCAGTCAAAGCGCAGGAGCATCATCGGCTGCATTAGCTTATGAAGAAAATGAAGCTTCTAAAGAAGATAATGTTAATGAGTATTTTTCTGATGGAACTGAAATCCCTGAAGAGGACAAATGTGGTGAAGTGAGAGATTCAGAGGACAGGTTTAATGGGATTACTACTGAAATTTCTAATGAAGCCGAAACTTCTAAAACAGAAAAGCTTGACAAGCCCTCGCTTGTTGATCGTGTCTATCAAATGTTTGCCAAGAAAAATGATGATATTTCGTCAACATCATTGACAAAGACCGAGGCTTTAGAAGAAGTTCAACAAGCACCAGCAGTATGTGAGGCTCCTTTAAGCCAAAATAGTGACATTTGTTCAGAGATTACATTTGCTGAACTATTGAGATCTTTTGAATCAAGGCACGAAGAAGTCGAAATGCCTGTGAATTTACAAGGAATTCTTGTTAACCAGTCATATTTTACGTCACCTAGTGATTTGAATAACCTTCTCTTCTCACCAGATTCAGATTTTCGGCAAACATTGGTTCAGCTTCAGGGTTGTACTGATTTCAAAACTGAACCCTGGAGAATTGATAATGATGGGGAGTCCCTGAAGAGGGTGATAAGTTATACAACTGCACCATCCAAATTGGTTAAAGCTGTAAAGGCAACAGAGGATCAATCTTATTTGAAGGCTGATGGAAAAGAGTATTCAGTTTTATTGAGTGCTAGCACTCCTGATGTTCCTTGTGGTACTTATTTTCGGACAGAGGTTCTTTTCCGTATTATGCCAGGCCCTGAACTTGATTCTGAGCAACAGACTTCACATTTGGTAATTTCTTGGCGCATGAATTTTCTTCAGAGTACTATGATGAAAAGTATTATAGAAAATGGAGCAAGACAAGGCTTGGAGCAAAATTATTCACAGTTCTCTGATCTACTGTCAGAGAAGATCAAGCCTATTGATGTAGACGATGCTGGATCAGATAAGGAGCAGGTTTTAGCTTCATTGCAAGGGGGGCAGGAGTCTGATTGGAAGATAGCATTCCTATACTTCTGCAACTTTGGTGTCTTGTCCTCTCTTTTTGTTGCCTTGTACATTGGTGTTCATGTTTCGCTAGTGAATTCAGGTGCAGTTCAGGGACTTGAGTTTCCTGGATTAGATTTGCCAGATTCTATCAGTGAGATTGTCATGGGTGGGCTAttgtttcttcaggcgcaacacatATTTAAGAAAATCATGTGTTTTTTTCAGGCAAGAGAACAAAAAG TTGGTGATCATGGTGTGAAAGCACAAGGCGACGGATGGTTGCTAACTGTTGCCTTAATTGAGGGAACCAATTTGGCACCAGTCGACGCTACTGGTTTCTCTGATCCTTATGTGGTATTTACTTGCAATGGTAAAACCAAAACAAGCTCAATCAAGTTCCAAACACTTGAACCTCAGTGGAACG ACATCTTTGAGTTTGATGCCATGGATGATCCTCCATCTGTTATGAATGTACATGTATATGATTTTGATGGACCATTTGACGAAGTTACCTCTCTTGGACATGCTGAAATCAACTTTGTCAAATCAAATCTGTCAGAGCTAGCGGATGTATGGATTCCTCTTCAAGGTAACTTGGCTAAGTCCAGGCAGTCTAAGTTACACCTAAGAATCTTCTTGAACAACTCAAAGGGCACTGGTATGGTCACTGAGTATCTGAGCAAAATGGAGAAAGAAGTTGGTAAGAAG ATGACGTTGCGGTCTCCTCGAACTAATACTGCATTCCAGGAGCTCTTCTCTCTGCCTGCAGAAGAATTTCTAATCAGCAGTTTTACCTGCTACTTGAAGCGGAAATTGCCTACACAG GGCCATCTTTTCTTGTCTCCAAGAATAATTGGATTTTATTCAAGCATGTTTGGCCGGAAAACAAAGTTTTTCTTTCTATGGGAGGATATTGAAGACATACAGGCAATTCCCCCATCACTATCGACATGGAGTCCATCCCTTGCAATAACTCTTCACAGAGGTAGAGGCATGGATGCAAAGCATGGAGCGAAGAGCGTAGAGAGTGGAAAGCTGAAGTTTTCTCTGCAATCTTTTGCATCATTTAGTGTGGCCAATAG GACAATAATGGCGTTATGGAAAGCAAGATCATTGAGCTCCGAGTCTAAAGTACAGATTGCTGAGGAACAATCTCAAAATAATACACTTCAGAGTGAGGACAGTGGAATTTTTGTTGGTGTTGACGATTCCAAGAGCCTTCAGATGAGTGAAGTTTTCTCGTCAACCATTTCTGCTAAT ATGAATTCACTTCTGGAGGTGTTCGAGGGTGGTTCGTTGGAGATGAAAGTCATGGAAAAAGTTGGATGCCTCAAATACTCGGCTACACAATGGGAATCAGATAAACCCGACGAATATCAAAGACAAATTCATTACAAGTTTAGCAGGAAGTTGTCTCCTGTTGGAGGAGAAGTGACTGGGACCCAGCTGAAATCTCCTATGCCCAATAAGAAAGGGTGGATTATTGAAGAGGTGATGGAACTTCAAGGCGTCCTTCTTGGTGACTTCTTCACG CTTCATATAAAGTATCAAATAGAAGACCTTGCTCCTAAACAAAAGGCGTGCAGTGTCCAAGTCTATCTTGGAATTGAATGGTCAAAGACCACCAGGCATCAGAAGAGAATCGAGAAGAATGTTCTTTCCAGTTCATCTGCTCGCCTAAAGGAGATGTTCAGCCTTGCATCCAAGCAACTCTCGCACACCAGATAG